The Oxyura jamaicensis isolate SHBP4307 breed ruddy duck chromosome 28, BPBGC_Ojam_1.0, whole genome shotgun sequence genome contains a region encoding:
- the WDR18 gene encoding WD repeat-containing protein 18: MAAPMEVALVSDAAGPLCNCSVWELHSGSALPGYRGGNSGPRGLALLGGEHLLGAQLGKSYINVWELQRKDQLQQKIICPGPVTCLTASPNGLYILAGVAESIYLWEVSNGNLLAILNRHYQDLTCLCFTDDSSHFLSGAKDCLALVWNLYSVLQAEPSQIPDPRHVWSRHSLPITDMCCGFGGPLARAATASLDQTAKLWEVSSGELLLSVLFDVGIMAVTLDLSEYHMFCGGMDGSIFQVDLCAWPVQRDRTFQTERENGKIFKGHRNQVTCLSVSTDGSLLLSGSHDETVRLWDIQSKQCLKTMNHKGPVTNAFIVLAPANMFNPDGKPSVPLPKFSKHLYGTESTDEQGSEGVTLRLGLHQQDCGESYLEKGEKMYSQMCSTREKNLVGDQEHLTIQVSELEEEVSTLRKINKNLFDFSARIITKPAK, from the exons ATGGCGGCGCCCATGGAGGTGGCGCTGGTGTCGGACGCCGCGGGGCCGCTCTGCAACTGCTCGGTGTGGGAGCTGCACTCGGGCTCCGCGCTGCCCGGATACCGCGGCGGCAACAGCGGCCCGCGGGGCCTGGCGCTGCTGGGCGGCGAGCACCTGCTGGGGGCACAGCTGGGCAAGAGCTACATCAACGTCTGGGAGCTGCAGCGGAAG GaccagctccagcagaagaTCATTTGCCCGGGGCCAGTGACCTGCCTGACGGCGTCGCCCAACGGGCTCTACATTCTGGCCGGCGTTGCTGAGAGCATCTACCTGTGGGAG GTCTCCAACGGGAACCTCCTAGCCATCCTGAACCGGCACTACCAGGACCTCACGTGCCTCTGCTTCACCGATGACAGCAGCCACTTTCTGTCAGGGGCGAAGGACTGCCTGGCTCTGGTGTGGAACCTGTACAG cgtgctgcaggcagagccctcCCAGATCCCAGACCCTCGCCACGTGTGGTCCCGACACAGCCTCCCTATCACAGACATGTGCTGCGGCTTTGGAGGGCCCCTGGCACGAGCTGCCACAGCATCCCTCGACCAGACAGCAAAG CTCTGGGAAGTCTCCTCTGGGGAGCTCCTGCTGTCCGTCCTGTTCGACGTGGGGATCATGGCCGTGACCCTGGACCTCTCCGAGTACCACATGTTCTGTGGGGGCATGGACGGCTCCATCTTCCAGGTTGACCTCTGTGCCTGG CCAGTCCAGAGAGACCGGACCTTCCAGACGGAGCGGGAGAACGGGAAGATCTTCAAAGGGCACAG GAACCAGGTGACGTGTCTGTCCGTCTCCACGGACGGCAGCCTGCTGCTTTCCGGCTCACACGACGAAACGGTGCGGCTGTGGGACATCCAAAGCAAGCAGTGCCTGAAGACGATGAACCACAAAG GTCCGGTTACAAACGCCTTCATCGTGCTGGCCCCAGCCAACATGTTCAACCCGGATGGGAAACCCAGCGTGCCTCTTCCGAAGTTCAGCAAGCACCTCTACGGCACCGAAAGCACCGACGAGCAGGGAAGCGAGGGAGTGACGCTGCGCCTCGGGCTCCACCAGCAG GACTGTGGGGAGAGCTACCTGGAGAAGGGCGAGAAGATGTACTCCCAGATGTGCTCGACGAGGGAAAAG AACCTGGTGGGAGACCAGGAGCATCTGACGATCCAGGTGAGCGAGCTGGAAGAGGAGGTGAGCACCCTCCGGAAAATCAACAAGAACCTCTTCGACTTCTCCGCTCGCATCATCACCAAACCAGCCAAATGA
- the GRIN3B gene encoding glutamate receptor ionotropic, NMDA 3B: GPGGPGGAALPHNRSLELVAGAPAARDPGSLARWLCGALGGRGVAAVLAVPRSRRELLQLDFLAAALRVPFVSVLDTRGPLPFRPQSPFHFHMDRQSSLETLVEVLASILQANDWHETSLVLCHPWDVSGFLDLWARRTQLLLRAVLDLGYLDEPRASRYLRQRGERLKALSSPVLVLGCDLRRARLLFRVVEQSGLLLQEFHWILGSPLRAGELQTEGLPLGLLAFGEVGRPPLEPFLQDAVELVSRAIASAAAVHPDLALVPSVVNCNDRLREGAESSGQFLSRFMSNTSFHGRTGHVQVQNGTRVQTEHQYRVWSLLRDSLGQPTWVTMGAWRHGKLELEEGAWQSHLQRKSLAEGAGGARAKLRVVTLVEHPFVFTREVDEDGSCLAGQLCLDPGTNDSAVLDALFEELGAGNGSVPREYKKCCYGYCIDLLEKLAEDVPFDFELYIVGDGKYGAWKNGRWTGLVGDLLSGTAHMAVTSFSINSARSKVIDFTSPFFSTSLGILVRTKDTASPIGAFMWPLHWTMWVGIFVALHTTALFLTLYEWKSPYGMTPHGRNRMKIFSYSSALNLCYAILFGRTVSSKTPKCCTGRFLMNLWAIFCLLVLSSYTANLAAVMVGEKTFEELSGIHDPKLHHPSQGFRFGTVWESSAEEYIKKSFPEMHEHMRRYNVPTTPAGVTMLKTEPPKLNAFIMDKSLLDYEVSIDSDCKLLTVGKPFAIEGYGIGLPQNSPLTSNLSEFISRYKSAGFIDLLHDKWYKMVPCGKRVFAVTETLQMGIYHFSGLFVLLCIGLSGSLLTSLGEHVFYRLVLPRIKRKKKFNYWLHTSQKIHRALNTGVEEQKGQKLSLAERCDPQQSPGVQPWPRLRQEGRRVRFQLDAAAPEGEGTPGPRGNGPVQGAGAELQELEEKIEAMREQLRAALVRKSELVAAMGTARSSQAPALERPREERQAPAPPQESSE; encoded by the exons GGgccggggggtcccgggggggcgGCGCTGCCCCACAACCgcagcctggagctggtggCGGGCGCCCCGGCGGCGCGGGACCCCGGCTCGTTGGCGCGGTGGCTCTGCGGGGCGCTGGGGGGGCGCGGCGTGGCCGCCGTCCTGGCCGTGCCCCGCTCCCGCCGCGAGCTGCTCCAGCTCGACTTCCTCGCCGCCGCCCTGCGGGTCCCCTTCGTCAGCGTCCTCGACACCCGCGGCCCGCTGCCCTTCCGCCCGCAG AGCCCCTTCCACTTCCACATGGACCGGCAGAGCTCGCTGGAGACGCTGGTGGAGGTGCTGGCGAGCATCCTGCAGGCCAACGACTGGCACGAGACCAGCCTGGTGCTCTGCCACCCCTGGGATGTCTCCGGCTTCCTCGACCTCTGGGCCCGCCgcacccagctcctcctccGCGCCGTGCTGGACCTCGGCTACCTGGATGAGCCCAGGGCCTCCCGCTACCTCCGGCAGCGCGGGGAGCGCCTCAAGGCTCTCTCCAGCCccgtgctggtgctgggctgcgaCCTGCGGCGCGCCCGGCTGCTCTTCAGGGTGGTCGAACAgtcggggctgctgctgcaggagttCCACTGGATTCTGGGCTCCCCGCTCCGCGCCGGCGAGCTGCAGACCGAGGggctgcccctggggctgctggcctTCGGGGAGGTGGGCCGGCCCCCCCTGGAGCCGTTCCTGCAGGACGCGGTGGAGCTGGTGTCCCGCGCCATCGCCAGCGCTGCCGCCGTCCACCCCGACCTCGCGCTCGTCCCCTCTGTGGTGAACTGCAACGACAGGCTCAGGGAGGGCGCCGAGTCCTCGGGGCAATTCCTCTCCAG GTTCATGTCCAACACGTCTTTCCACGGCCGGACGGGACACGTGCAGGTGCAGAACGGGACGCGGGTGCAGACAGAGCACCAGTACCGCGTCTGGAGCCTGCTGCGGGACTCGCTGGGGCAGCCGACGTGGGTGACGATGGGCGCCTGGCGGCACGGcaagctggagctggaggagggcGCCTGGCAGAGCCACCTCCAGCGCAAGAGCCTGGCCGAGGGGGCTGGCGGCGCCCGCGCGAAGCTGCGGGTGGTGACGCTGGTGGAGCACCCCTTCGTCTTCACGCGGGAGGTGGACGAGGACGGGAGCTGCCTGgctgggcagctctgcctggacCCCGGCACCAACGACTCAGCCGTGCTGGACGCCCTCTTTGAGGAGCTCGGCGCTGGGAACGGCTCGGTGCCGCGGGAGTACAAGAAGTGCTGCTACGGGTACTGCATcgacctgctggagaagctggcCGAGGACGTGCCCTTCGACTTCGAGCTCTACATCGTGGGCGATGGGAAATACGGGGCCTGGAAGAATGGGCGCTGGACGGGACTGGTGGGGGACCTGCTCAGTGGCACGGCCCACATGGCCGTCACCTCCTTCAGCATCAACTCGGCGCGGAGCAAAGTCATCGACTTCACCAGCCCCTTCTTCTCCACCAGCCTGGGCATCCTGGTGAGGACCAAGGACACGGCGTCGCCTATCGGGGCCTTCATGTGGCCCTTGCACTGGACCATGTGGGTGGGCATCTTTGTGGCCCTGCACACGACCGCACTCTTCCTCACCCTTTACGAGTGGAAGAGTCCCTACGGCATGACCCCCCACGGCCGCAACCGCATGAAGATCTTCTCCTACTCCTCAGCCCTCAACCTCTGCTACGCCATCCTCTTTGGGCGCACCGTCTCCAGCAAGACGCCCAAGTGCTGCACCGGCCGCTTCCTCATGAACCTCTGGGCCATCTTCTGCCTCCTGGTGCTCTCCAGCTACACGGCCAACCTGGCGGCCGTCATGGTGGGGGAGAAGACCTTCGAGGAGCTCTCGGGCATCCACGACCCGAAG CTGCATCACCCCTCGCAGGGCTTCCGCTTCGGCACGGTGTGGGAGAGCAGTGCCGAGGAGTACATCAAGAAGAGCTTCCCCGAGATGCACGAGCACATGCGGCGCTACAACGTCCCCACCACCCCCGCTGGCGTCACCATGCTCAA GACGGAGCCCCCCAAGCTCAACGCCTTCATCATGGACAAGTCCCTGCTGGACTACGAGGTCTCCATCGACTCCGACTGCAAACTGCTCACCGTGGGCAAGCCCTTCGCCATCGAAG GCTACGGCATCGGCCTCCCGCAGAACTCGCCGCTGACCTCCAACCTCTCCGAGTTCATCAGCCGCTACAAGTCGGCCGGCTTCATCGACCTCCTGCACGACAAGTGGTACAAGATGGTGCCCTGCGGCAAGCGCGTCTTCGCCGTCACCGAG ACCCTGCAGATGGGCATCTACCACTTCTCGGGGctctttgtgctgctctgcatcGGGCTCAGCGGCTCCCTGCTCACCTCGCTGGGCGAGCACGTCTTCTACCGCCTCGTCCTGCCCCGCATCAAGCGGAAGAAGAAATTCAACTACTGGCTGCACACCAGCCAG AAAATCCACCGGGCTCTGAACACGGGCGTGGAGGAGCAGAAGGGCCAGAAGCTGAGCTTGGCTGAGAG GTGCGacccccagcagagccccggggtgcagccctggcccaggctgcgGCAGGAGGGGCGCCGGGTGCGCTTCCAGCTGGACGCGGCCGCCCCTGAGGGCGAGGGGACGCCGGGGCCCCGGGGCAACGGGCCAGTGCAGGGCGCTGGGGccgagctgcaggagctggaggagaagatCGAGGCGATGCGGGAGCAGCTGCGCGCGGCCCTGGTGAGGAAGAGCGAGCTGGTGGCTGCCATGGGCAcggccaggagcagccaggcACCAGCCTTGGAGCGGCCCCGGGAGGAGAG GCAggcgccggccccgccgcaggAGAGCAGCGAGTAG